The DNA sequence ACAAAGGTTCCATGACCCTTTATAATTGTACAGCATTTAATAATGGTTCATATAATTACAACATCCCCTTGGCGCTGGCCAGCGGTTCGACCGCAACGCTTACAAACTGCGTTTACTACTTAGGCTCGAATAGTCTCGGCAGTTTCGTTGTGCAAACTACAAATAGCTGGCAGAGTCCGTTTTCCGTCAGCAGCGGCGATTTTGTCAGCGTTGACCCTTCGGCAGCTTATGGGCCAAGACAGGCTGACGGCAGTTTGCCCGATATTACTTTTATGCACCTTGCGGCGGGAAGCGATTTAATCGACGGAGGAACAGATGTCGGATTGCCATACAACGGCAGTGCACCTGACCTTGGATGTTATGAATACACTGTAAGCAATGTAGATTATCCCCCTGCCTCGCCTGCCGGTTTGTCAGCAACAGGCTATAATGGTTCGGTCGGTCTGAACTGGAACGACAATAGCGAAAGCGATTTGGACGGCTATAATATTTATCGTTCGACAACATCAGGCTCGGGATACAGCAAATTAAACGGCTCACTTTTGAGCAATTCAAATTATACCGACGACAGCGTTATCAATAATACAACTTATTATTATGTTGTTACCGCAGTTGATGTTAATGAACATGAATCAAATTATTCAAGCCAGGTATCGGCAACACCTGCGGATACTGATGCACCTGCAACGCCGACAGGTCTGATTGCAGGAGCAGGCGACCAAATTGTAATACTTGGCTGGAACGATAATACCGAACCAGATTTGGCAGGCTACAATATATATCGTTCGACAACTTCAGGTTCAGGATATATCAAACTCAACAGTTCGCTACTCAGCAGTCCGGATTACAGCGACAGCAGTGTTACAAATACGATTACCTATTATTATGTCGTTACTGCAGTTGATACATCTTCGAATGAATCTGCACATTCAGGCGAAGTTACCGCTATACCAACAATATACGGTGATTTCATAGTTAACGGCATCGTGGAAATAGACGACCTCGCTTACCTGTGCAACTTGTGGCTGGTAAATGACTGTGAAGCGACCACCTTGGCGGACATTGACGATGATTGCACTGTTAACTTCTACGAGTTTTCAGCTTTTGCCAATAACTGGATGATAATTCCACCTGATATTAACGCCCCTGCCCCGCCAACAGGTCTCTCTGCAATGGCCGGCGACGCAACGGTTTCACTAAACTGGAACGACAACAGCGAAAGCGATTTAACAGGATATAATATATATCGTTCTACAACATCAGGCTCGGGATACAGCAAACTCAACAGCTCACTTTTGAGCACTTCTGATTATACAGATAACAGCGTTATAAACGGCACAACATATTACTATGTTGTTACAGCGGTCGATACATCAGCCAATGAGTCAGCATATTCCAGCCAGGTTTCTACAACACCTGCCGCTCCTGTTACGAGTATAACCATACAGGAAAATACTGACGGTTATTGCGGTATCGATGGCACAATTGATACCAACCATAATGGCTATACCGGCACAGGTTTTGCCAATACCACCAATGACACCGGCCAAAGTATTGATTGGAGCATAAATGTTTTAGCTACGGGAACATATACTTTTACCTGGCGATATGCCAACGGATCCACAACTACCAGACCGGGAAATTTGATTATAAACGGTTCTACTGTGGTATCCGGAATAAGTTTCCCTGTCACCAGCGACTGGGACACGTGGACTACGGTATCAACGAATGTAAGTTTAACAACAGGCATAAAAAGCATAAGTCTTGAATCAACCACCAGTGACGGCCTGACAAATATTGATTATGTCGAGATAACCGGCCCGAACCTGACAACGGCAACCTGCCAATAGCTGAGGTTTTGATTTCAGCGGCGGCTGAAGTAAATAATCCAATTAAAACCACATGTCCAATCATCTACTCTTTGCGATAGATTTATTGCCGAATTTGCTGTATATATACAAATCAATACCTGACTGTCGGAGATTAAATATGAGCTCGAATAAATGCCTGTGTTTGCTTTGCGGTTTGTGGATTGTGTTTTCCGGCGGAACTGCCGTCAAAGGCGAGAGTGATAAAGAACTCAAATCCCAATGTCTTGCGACAATGAAAAAAGCCGCTCAATATATGGTTGAGCAGGTCAGTACGAACGGCGGATATGTATGGAACTATCTGCCTGATTTTTCAAGACGCTGGGGAGAGATGGAAGCGTATAAGACAATGATATGGGTTCAGCCGCCGGGGACGCCGACTATGGGCAATCTTTTTCTTGACGCATATCACGCTACGGGAGACGAATATTATTACCAGGCCGCGAAAAAAACAGCAGATGCCCTGATATGGGGACAGCTCGAGTGCGGCGGATGGCACTATATAATCGATTTCGCCGGCAATACGTCGCTGAAAAAATGGCACCAAACAATCGGAAAAAACGGATGGAGACTCGAAGAATTTCAGCATTATTACGGCAACGCGACTTTTGACGACAGCGCCACATCGGAAGCTTCGAGGTTTCTTTTGAGAATGTATATCGAAAAATTCAACCCTGCGTATAAATATCCGCTCGATAAGGCGATTAACTTTGTTATCGAAAGTCAATACCCGATAGGCGGCTGGCCCCAAAGGTATCCGCTGATGTACGAATTCAGCCATCACGGCAGAGAAGATTATTCTTCATATCTCACATTTAACGACAATGTCACCGGCGGAAATATAAATTTCCTGATTCAATGTTATATCGTACTGGGGCAAAGGAGATGCCTGGAGCCGGCTGTCAGGGGAATGAATTTTTATCTTGTATCGCAACAGGCCAAACCGCAGGCGGGATGGGCTCAGCAATACACAATGGATTTGAAACCGGCCGGCGCGCGAACGTATGAACCGAAGGCTCTTTCGACAAAAGATACCGTTGATAACATTAATCAGCTCATAACTTTTTATCGAATGACGGGAGACGGCAAATTCCTTGACCATATACCCGATGCGCTCGACTGGCTGGATAAATGCAAACTTGACAAATCGCAAACCGCAGACGGCAGATATTTATATCCGAGATTTCTCGAAATTGGCACAAACAAGCCGATTTATGTGCATCGAAAAGGTTCGAACGCTGCATACGGTTATTATTATACTGACTATAACGATGATAAATTACTTGCGCATTCGGCAGGAAAAATTTATATCGATGTAAACCGGATTCGCAAAGAGTTCGAACAGGTTAAAAAAATGAGCGTTGAGGAAGCGACAAAAAATTCACCTGTTTTGAATGAGCAATTCACACAGGATGGCAGTCCGCAAAAATATTATTCTTTAACAGGCTCAATGGATGATTTATTCGAAGCCAATGTTGATTATAAACGGCCTAATATGGAGCAGGTCAAATATGTTATTAAAGAACTGGATGATAAAGGCAGATGGCTGAGCAGGCACAGCGTTAAAAGCAATCCATATATCGGAGACAGCACTAAAACCGAAGCGACAGATGAACACGCGTCAACGCGGGTGGGTGACAAAACAGATACTTCGCCATACAAGGATGAAAGCGGACAGGACTATATATCAACCGAAACGTTTATAAACAATATGAAGATACTTTTAGATTATATTAAATAACAATATGTGTTTTTCTAAAGGCAGCGGGCGAAATGCCTTTGTACTTTTTGAACACCCTGATAAGATGACTGACAGAATCAAAGGTGGATGCGGCAGTAATCTGGTCAACTGACATATCTGTTTCCAAAAGAAGAGAAGCGATGCGTTCAACTCTCAAACGTGCGACCTCTTTCATAATGGAACGGCCAAGAATTGACTGGAATTTCGCCTCCAGGCTTCGTCTTGAACAGGAGGCCGCATCGACGATATCTGCAACCTGAATACGTGAGTTAAAACTTCTTCGTATGAAACTTAAAGCGCCTGCGACATCGATATCATTTATGGCCATTATATCGGATGACTGCCTTGTAACAACGTGGGTAGCGGGGGCAAGAATTTCCTGGCCTGCCATTGTTTTCTTTCCGAGAATAATATCATTCAATAATTTAGCGGCCTGGAAACCCGCCGATTCGAGGTTTATCGCAACGCTTGAAAGCGGCAGTTTCGAAACATTGCATAGTACATCATCATTAAACGCCCCTACTACGGCAACTTCTTCCGGAATGCGAATGCCCGCTTCTCCGGCGGCCTCGATAAGGTCATAACCAATAGTATCGTCGCAGGCCATTAGTCCAACAGGCTTTGGCAGAGAATGGAGCCATTTAATTGGTCCTTCAAGGCCTTTCATCCATGTCCGTCCGGACTGCCAGTCGTATTTATCGTGTTTTGTGATATTCGGATTGTAAACGCTGATTTTGTAGCCGGCATCGTGAATCTTTTGACTGAATCCATGTCTTCTGCGAACCGACCAGAAATAATTGCTTGGGCTGTAATAGGCAAAGTGCCTGAATCCGCGTTCGAGAAAATGTTCGGCGGCAAGCTTGCCTGCATTAACGGAATCCGCAGTTAGATAAGGCAGAACTTTGGGGATTTCGAGACAATCCATAGAAATGCAGGGAAGGTTCATAGTGCCGACCTTCGACATAAGCTTTTTGGAATGAAGAGCGACAAACATTCCATCTATTCCATTTTTTTTCAGTAAAGGAAGGATACGCTCCGGAATACCTGCGGCGATGCGAAGATGCCAATTGGTATTAACCATAGCGTAACGATGAACACCTTTCAGGATTCGTTGTAAATTGAGACTTATGCTTGGCACAACGAAAGCAATTCTGATATTACGTTTTTGTTTTTGGCGTAACGGCATTTCAAAATAATAACCAAATATCGAATAAATATCAATAGGCCAAAAACAATGTTGCGCAATTGTGCTACTTTTCTGCGCAAAACGCACTATTATTTACATGTTATTGTGCTAAAATTATAGCTTAATGCGTCAAAATACCGGTACAAGAAGAGAACGGCTAAATAAAATGGCTAATTTCAAAAAGGAAGGAGTGGCTATTATGCGTAAATTTTATAAAAATTTATATATTTATTCAATTTTTTCACTCACGATAATCGGATTTATAGCAAATTCCAAAGCAACGGCTGATATTATGGTAATAACGAACTTTTCACCAACGCCAAATGGAATTGAGGTCTGCGCGGATACAAAACTTTGGATAACATTTACTTCAACTCCAATAGTATCAGACAGCGGATTCCTGCAAATTTTCAAAGCATCTGATGATTCGGTGGTTTATCAACTAAACTTGCAGACGCTTGCAGACCCGCCGGTTTTGACAGCCTGGCCTTATCAGATTAATTTGAACGGATTAACATTAAACTACATCCCATTTGCCGTAAGCGGAAATGTTCTGGAGATTCATCCTTCCACACGCCTGGATTATAATACAACTTACTATGTCAAAATGTCGGCTGCGTTCTGTACGGATTCCAGCGGCAACTATTCACCTGCGATAAACAACAATGCGGCGTGGCGATTTACAACTAAGGCTTCAGCGCCTGCGGCGGACCATGACTACCTGGTAGCGGCCGATGGGAGCGGTGATTTCTGCACAATTCAGGGAGCATCAGACGCCGTAGTTGACAACGACACAACCAGAACAATTATAAAAATAAAAAATGGCGATTACAGGGAACTCATACATACAACAACTGCTAAAACTAATATGACCTGGCTCGGAGAAAACCGTGATGCTACCGTAATCTGCGGATACAATCGTGATGCATTCAACTCGGGTACCGATTACAGAATGATGGTCAAGATTGAAGGTAATGGGCTTAGGGCGTATAATGTAAATTTCTATAATACGGCCGGCGGATATAATCAGGGCCAGGCTGAAACAATCAGGAATAAATACGGCCTGCAGTGTCTTATGGATAATTGTAAATTTTTGAGCTACCAGGATACACTCCTGCTGGACAACCAGACATATTTCAGGAATTGTTATATTGAAGGTGCTACGGATTATATCTGGGGAACGGGAGTAGCTTATTTTGACAATTGCGAACTCCGTTTAATAGCCGATGAAAGTTCATATATAACACAGCCAAGAACACCGAGTACCAATAACGGCTTTTTCTTTGTGGACTGCAACCTTACTGCACCGGCAGGAGTAGATAACTGTTATTTCGGCCGATTGTTCAGCGGATACGATTATGCACAGGTTGCGTATATTGATTGTATTATGCCGAGTGGTCTAATCAGACCGATAGGATGGAACACAAACACTCAAAGTCTTATGGACTATTTGAGACTATGGGAATACAAGTCAAGAGAACCTAACGGCACACTTATCGATGTAAGCAGCAGACTTAATCCGGGCTCGTCACAGCTTGACGATGCCAATGCAGCTTACTGGAGAAATGTCGAAAACGTGTTCAGCGTTAATCCGTGGAATCCAAAACTTGCCAATCAGCCAACTGAGTCCTGGAATCCATATCCGGCAAACGGCGCAACAGGCGTAGATAAAGCCGGCGTAACGCTAACCTGGGCGGCAGGTGCTGAAGCTGCATCTCATATCGTTTATTTCGGAACAGACAATCCGCCGTCATCGATTGGAGAACAAACCGGCCAATCGCTGGCAACAGGAGTCATGGAAAACAATACAACTTACTACTGGCGTATAGATGAGAAAAATTCAGCCGGAACAACGACAGGAACATTGTGGAGTTTTACATCCTCTGACGAATACGATTCGGTTCCTCCAAGTCCGTCGCCGATGACATGGTCGGTAAGCCCTTATCCGGTAAGCATCAGCGTTATTGCGATGACCGCAACGACCGCAACAGATAACTCGGGCGTTGAGTATTATTTTGCCAACGTAACAGACCCGAATCACGATTCAGGCTGGCAGGACAGCCCTACATATATCGATAACAGCCTGGTTAACAACACGACCTATACTTATAAGGTCAAGGCACGTGACAAGAGCATAAATCAAAATGTCACGGCAGATTCCAACGAAGAATCGGCCACTACGATGAGATATTCCTGTGACAATGCACCCGATAGTGACCTGAATGAGGATTGTCAGGTTAATTTTGGAGATCTCATAGTTATGGCGGATGGCTGGGGTGAGCCAAACGAAGCAGGAAACTTACTGACCAACGGCGGTTTCGATACAGTGCTGACACCATGGCTGCTTGTCAATGCACCAGGCGCATCAGGCGTACTAAGTGTGTTCTATGACGGCTCGAAAGGCGAACCTGCAGGTTCAGCTTACCTTTGGGCAAATACTACAGCCGTGAAGGTTGCTAACCACCGCTTTTACCAAATATTCCCGGTAACTATCGGCAAAAAGTACAGATTTTCGGGCCGATGGAGCGGTAATCTGAATGACCCAAATTCCACTACGCGGCAGAACTGGGTGGAAGTATTGATAGCATTCAGCCTAACCAGTCCTACACCATCAACATGGGGCAGCCCGATCGGTTGTTATATGAAAAAATTCATTGCTATAGGCAGCACAAGCAATTTGAACTTTTCTCCCACTTCCAATGGTATATGGGATTGGGAAGATATAACAGAATCACCGAA is a window from the Phycisphaerae bacterium genome containing:
- a CDS encoding carbohydrate-binding protein, producing the protein MVCIFFVVCPAYCSDYFVDPNGNDSNPGTIDYPFATIPTAVTAATAGDTIYLRGGTHIYTTTISISKDGTSGSRYYMFAYPGERPVLDFSAMAESGSNRGIILSGDYWHIKGIDVYGAGDNGMNISGGSYNIIEFCRFYENHDTGLQIGGGATYNQIINCDSYYNADSSLENADGFAPKLDIGTGNYFYGCRSWQNLDDGYDGYLRPSDGILTTYENCWAFKNGYLKNGQASSGDGNGFKMGGSDDKTLRHNVILINCLSFQNAVKGFDQNNNKGSMTLYNCTAFNNGSYNYNIPLALASGSTATLTNCVYYLGSNSLGSFVVQTTNSWQSPFSVSSGDFVSVDPSAAYGPRQADGSLPDITFMHLAAGSDLIDGGTDVGLPYNGSAPDLGCYEYTVSNVDYPPASPAGLSATGYNGSVGLNWNDNSESDLDGYNIYRSTTSGSGYSKLNGSLLSNSNYTDDSVINNTTYYYVVTAVDVNEHESNYSSQVSATPADTDAPATPTGLIAGAGDQIVILGWNDNTEPDLAGYNIYRSTTSGSGYIKLNSSLLSSPDYSDSSVTNTITYYYVVTAVDTSSNESAHSGEVTAIPTIYGDFIVNGIVEIDDLAYLCNLWLVNDCEATTLADIDDDCTVNFYEFSAFANNWMIIPPDINAPAPPTGLSAMAGDATVSLNWNDNSESDLTGYNIYRSTTSGSGYSKLNSSLLSTSDYTDNSVINGTTYYYVVTAVDTSANESAYSSQVSTTPAAPVTSITIQENTDGYCGIDGTIDTNHNGYTGTGFANTTNDTGQSIDWSINVLATGTYTFTWRYANGSTTTRPGNLIINGSTVVSGISFPVTSDWDTWTTVSTNVSLTTGIKSISLESTTSDGLTNIDYVEITGPNLTTATCQ
- a CDS encoding pectate lyase — translated: MSSNKCLCLLCGLWIVFSGGTAVKGESDKELKSQCLATMKKAAQYMVEQVSTNGGYVWNYLPDFSRRWGEMEAYKTMIWVQPPGTPTMGNLFLDAYHATGDEYYYQAAKKTADALIWGQLECGGWHYIIDFAGNTSLKKWHQTIGKNGWRLEEFQHYYGNATFDDSATSEASRFLLRMYIEKFNPAYKYPLDKAINFVIESQYPIGGWPQRYPLMYEFSHHGREDYSSYLTFNDNVTGGNINFLIQCYIVLGQRRCLEPAVRGMNFYLVSQQAKPQAGWAQQYTMDLKPAGARTYEPKALSTKDTVDNINQLITFYRMTGDGKFLDHIPDALDWLDKCKLDKSQTADGRYLYPRFLEIGTNKPIYVHRKGSNAAYGYYYTDYNDDKLLAHSAGKIYIDVNRIRKEFEQVKKMSVEEATKNSPVLNEQFTQDGSPQKYYSLTGSMDDLFEANVDYKRPNMEQVKYVIKELDDKGRWLSRHSVKSNPYIGDSTKTEATDEHASTRVGDKTDTSPYKDESGQDYISTETFINNMKILLDYIK
- a CDS encoding DNA-binding transcriptional regulator, which produces MVNTNWHLRIAAGIPERILPLLKKNGIDGMFVALHSKKLMSKVGTMNLPCISMDCLEIPKVLPYLTADSVNAGKLAAEHFLERGFRHFAYYSPSNYFWSVRRRHGFSQKIHDAGYKISVYNPNITKHDKYDWQSGRTWMKGLEGPIKWLHSLPKPVGLMACDDTIGYDLIEAAGEAGIRIPEEVAVVGAFNDDVLCNVSKLPLSSVAINLESAGFQAAKLLNDIILGKKTMAGQEILAPATHVVTRQSSDIMAINDIDVAGALSFIRRSFNSRIQVADIVDAASCSRRSLEAKFQSILGRSIMKEVARLRVERIASLLLETDMSVDQITAASTFDSVSHLIRVFKKYKGISPAAFRKTHIVI
- a CDS encoding pectinesterase family protein: MRKFYKNLYIYSIFSLTIIGFIANSKATADIMVITNFSPTPNGIEVCADTKLWITFTSTPIVSDSGFLQIFKASDDSVVYQLNLQTLADPPVLTAWPYQINLNGLTLNYIPFAVSGNVLEIHPSTRLDYNTTYYVKMSAAFCTDSSGNYSPAINNNAAWRFTTKASAPAADHDYLVAADGSGDFCTIQGASDAVVDNDTTRTIIKIKNGDYRELIHTTTAKTNMTWLGENRDATVICGYNRDAFNSGTDYRMMVKIEGNGLRAYNVNFYNTAGGYNQGQAETIRNKYGLQCLMDNCKFLSYQDTLLLDNQTYFRNCYIEGATDYIWGTGVAYFDNCELRLIADESSYITQPRTPSTNNGFFFVDCNLTAPAGVDNCYFGRLFSGYDYAQVAYIDCIMPSGLIRPIGWNTNTQSLMDYLRLWEYKSREPNGTLIDVSSRLNPGSSQLDDANAAYWRNVENVFSVNPWNPKLANQPTESWNPYPANGATGVDKAGVTLTWAAGAEAASHIVYFGTDNPPSSIGEQTGQSLATGVMENNTTYYWRIDEKNSAGTTTGTLWSFTSSDEYDSVPPSPSPMTWSVSPYPVSISVIAMTATTATDNSGVEYYFANVTDPNHDSGWQDSPTYIDNSLVNNTTYTYKVKARDKSINQNVTADSNEESATTMRYSCDNAPDSDLNEDCQVNFGDLIVMADGWGEPNEAGNLLTNGGFDTVLTPWLLVNAPGASGVLSVFYDGSKGEPAGSAYLWANTTAVKVANHRFYQIFPVTIGKKYRFSGRWSGNLNDPNSTTRQNWVEVLIAFSLTSPTPSTWGSPIGCYMKKFIAIGSTSNLNFSPTSNGIWDWEDITESPNISPYAPPANDEFTATAPYMVVAFNLNGAKSGGLIKSWLDNISVNEKTCSDLDVTGDCQLNWQDIGELADKWLTCYRTPEAECWQ